A DNA window from Tenuifilaceae bacterium CYCD contains the following coding sequences:
- a CDS encoding SusC/RagA family TonB-linked outer membrane protein: MFNLNLSLKFLFMRRLCLFFVSLLLLGLNPLLSQNVQITGTVTSSENGEPIIGASVIVKGTTIGAATDVDGKYSISIPQNSNSLIFSSIGYKNQEVSIEKRAIIDVILDPATQEIDEVMVVAYGTVKKSSYTGSASVVESKSIEKINTLSVNQALMGSTPGLQINTSSGQPGAQSTVRIRGTGSLKASSSPLYVIDGIPIKTGNMSDVADEMMFGTSSDVLSSINPNDIESITVLKDASAASLYGSAAANGVIIITTKKGKAGKSNISFSAKYGVSSLPKMRYKLMNSEQIYGFYFNTYLQDELESDPNNVDNAVENANQLTIQALTHNPYNVSQPLNANGNPVNGAKIVVNTDWIDAVYRTAITKDYTLQASGGTDNLTYYLSGAYSDFEGITVGQDFERYSAKFNLSSKINRYLTIGTENTLSRTTQNTPPGATGGASPMRMAMLFSNAIPIYEVDANGKPILTNGKKSYNWHNPVSLDFNPLGLNELDIYKTTTNRVISSFWGEIALLKDLKLKSTFNADFLNMGEFIYYNPYHGDGQPVAGRGRKYAKSDLGWVSSTTLTYNKQLGEHNFSGLLGFEAYSDKFEYAHSEATGYPNLGDVALPELDNASRASSASSYYTESSKLSAFGQIMYNYKNRYYLQTSIRRDGSSKFGSEKRFGTFYAIGASWRVSDEAFLSSIKNLNNLTLKASFGTSGNDDIDNYAYLGLYASQPYNDLPGFIHSQLPNKSIHWEENRNLNIGFDLRLFNRINIAYEYYNRLSYNLLYEKPLPLSTGFPSIMSNLADMKNSGHEFLVNATVLAAKNFQWNINANASMNKNELISITQGKQIEGTKIWEEGGSIYEFYLEEWAGVSAEGKPMWYTLDNNGNKVTTSNYSQAVRFKQGVSTPKLFGTVGTSMTYKNFELSIDFYYSMGGKIYDGVEAELLNDGSKKGYQMLTDMLDCWTPTNTSAKLPRFTINSSDKSYSRSTLFLHDATYVKLRSLNLSYTLPEEFIRKVGINSAKVYVSGNNLFTWVKDKNLKSWDPEMDLNGIDFMRTPNPRVFSIGLNISL; this comes from the coding sequence AACAGTAACTAGTTCCGAAAATGGGGAACCAATAATTGGCGCCTCTGTTATTGTAAAAGGAACAACCATTGGAGCCGCTACAGATGTAGATGGCAAATACTCCATTAGTATTCCTCAAAATTCTAACTCTTTGATTTTTAGTTCCATTGGTTACAAAAACCAAGAGGTTTCCATTGAAAAACGAGCAATCATTGATGTTATTCTCGATCCTGCAACACAGGAAATAGATGAAGTGATGGTTGTTGCCTACGGAACCGTAAAAAAATCATCGTACACCGGTTCTGCATCGGTAGTAGAAAGCAAAAGTATTGAGAAAATCAACACGTTGTCGGTGAATCAAGCGCTAATGGGCAGCACTCCAGGCCTTCAAATAAATACGTCATCGGGGCAACCTGGCGCACAATCAACTGTACGTATCCGAGGTACAGGATCACTTAAGGCATCAAGTTCTCCATTGTATGTTATAGATGGAATTCCAATTAAAACGGGGAATATGAGCGATGTTGCCGATGAAATGATGTTTGGAACTTCATCGGATGTATTATCCTCAATTAATCCCAATGACATTGAATCTATTACAGTGCTTAAAGATGCTTCAGCAGCATCGCTTTATGGATCGGCTGCAGCAAATGGCGTTATTATTATAACAACCAAAAAGGGTAAAGCAGGAAAATCTAATATTAGTTTTAGCGCAAAGTATGGTGTCTCTAGTTTACCTAAAATGAGGTATAAACTAATGAATTCTGAGCAAATATACGGGTTTTACTTTAATACATACTTACAAGATGAATTGGAATCCGACCCCAATAATGTAGATAACGCTGTAGAAAATGCAAATCAACTTACAATTCAAGCATTAACCCACAATCCATACAATGTAAGCCAACCGCTCAATGCAAATGGAAATCCAGTTAATGGGGCAAAAATAGTTGTTAACACAGACTGGATAGATGCCGTTTACAGAACTGCCATTACAAAGGACTATACCCTACAAGCATCAGGAGGAACCGATAATCTTACCTACTACTTATCTGGAGCATACTCCGATTTTGAAGGCATAACTGTTGGGCAAGATTTTGAACGCTATTCGGCAAAATTCAATCTATCATCCAAAATAAACAGATACTTAACGATTGGAACAGAGAATACGCTTTCGCGTACTACTCAAAACACACCTCCAGGGGCTACCGGTGGTGCATCGCCAATGCGCATGGCCATGCTGTTTAGCAATGCTATTCCTATATACGAAGTTGATGCGAACGGAAAGCCAATTCTTACCAACGGCAAAAAATCGTACAATTGGCACAATCCAGTTAGTTTAGATTTTAACCCACTCGGTTTAAATGAATTAGATATTTACAAAACTACAACAAACCGAGTTATATCTTCATTCTGGGGAGAAATTGCGCTGCTTAAAGATTTAAAACTAAAATCTACCTTTAACGCTGATTTTTTAAATATGGGAGAATTTATTTACTATAACCCATATCACGGTGATGGACAGCCTGTTGCAGGAAGAGGAAGAAAGTATGCTAAATCGGATCTCGGATGGGTTTCATCAACTACCTTAACCTATAACAAACAACTTGGGGAACATAATTTTTCTGGATTATTAGGCTTTGAAGCATACAGTGATAAATTTGAGTATGCACATAGCGAGGCAACGGGCTACCCGAATCTTGGAGATGTAGCATTGCCAGAACTCGACAACGCATCAAGGGCAAGCTCTGCAAGCAGTTACTATACCGAATCGTCAAAACTATCCGCATTCGGGCAAATCATGTATAACTATAAAAATCGCTACTACCTACAAACAAGCATAAGACGTGACGGATCCTCAAAATTTGGATCAGAAAAACGCTTTGGTACATTTTACGCGATTGGCGCATCTTGGCGAGTTAGCGACGAGGCCTTTTTGTCATCAATAAAAAACCTTAATAACCTAACCTTAAAGGCTAGCTTTGGAACATCGGGAAATGATGATATCGATAACTACGCATATCTAGGACTGTATGCCTCTCAACCCTATAACGATTTACCCGGATTTATTCACTCCCAACTCCCCAATAAAAGTATACACTGGGAGGAAAATAGAAACCTCAACATCGGGTTTGATCTAAGATTATTTAACAGGATAAATATCGCATACGAGTACTATAACCGGTTATCGTATAATCTTCTTTACGAAAAACCGCTCCCCTTAAGTACTGGTTTTCCAAGCATTATGTCAAACCTAGCCGATATGAAAAATTCCGGCCATGAGTTTCTTGTAAACGCAACAGTTCTTGCCGCTAAAAACTTCCAATGGAATATCAACGCAAATGCATCGATGAACAAAAACGAACTAATTTCAATAACTCAGGGGAAACAGATAGAAGGAACCAAAATCTGGGAAGAAGGCGGTAGCATATACGAATTTTACCTTGAAGAATGGGCGGGTGTTAGTGCCGAAGGTAAACCCATGTGGTACACCCTCGACAACAATGGCAATAAAGTTACAACATCAAACTACTCACAGGCAGTAAGATTTAAGCAAGGGGTTTCAACTCCAAAACTTTTCGGAACAGTTGGAACATCTATGACATATAAGAACTTCGAGCTCAGCATAGATTTCTATTACAGCATGGGAGGAAAAATTTATGATGGTGTAGAGGCCGAATTGCTAAACGATGGTAGCAAAAAGGGATATCAGATGTTAACAGATATGCTTGACTGCTGGACACCCACAAATACAAGCGCCAAATTACCCCGATTTACAATTAACAGCTCCGACAAGTCGTACTCACGATCAACACTCTTCCTTCACGACGCCACTTATGTTAAACTGCGTTCATTAAATCTTTCATATACACTTCCAGAAGAATTTATCCGTAAAGTCGGTATTAACTCAGCAAAAGTATATGTAAGTGGAAACAATCTATTTACTTGGGTTAAAGACAAAAATCTTAAAAGTTGGGATCCAGAAATGGATCTTAATGGGATAGATTTCATGAGAACACCTAACCCAAGAGTATTTAGCATAGGTCTTAATATTAGTTTGTAA
- a CDS encoding membrane protein, translating into MKSRIYISALLLGLSLMACEDDFLDKEPSNQISEKIITSNDVTIEIGINGTYRTLASYRFDGLFIPAIVEVTSGDALICQANNYTWFVTTYQFNEQSTSVFPNYIWQRAYGVIDNANVIVAGIDKASGDIDKLNNLKGEALALRAYCYMLLSNMFQAETYSANPQAQCVPLRVEPYTAVGSADLPRATNEQVFDQIEKDLLAAVEIIRDNNRQGRFSKRAVQGLLARLYLQMEQWNDAATWALACHRNQTLNPSLITDGFYDYNAETIFGFDYTETDNGGYASQPSFWYFSRPGYDGVIYGYSSIRYTPEFVNLFSDDDARKMFFVDDLGFFGSDGTFFTYKFQHRNDQLSVARMIKMRVSEMYLIEAEAKAHFDENGARNALFTVQKRSIPSANLSTNTGNNLINEIFIERKKELYGEGFGVLDNKRMKIDVDRSSSYHWGYPETSIKWDNPILTMPIPQAEIDANELITPSDQNEAYQ; encoded by the coding sequence ATGAAAAGTAGAATATATATTTCAGCCCTTCTTTTAGGCCTATCACTAATGGCTTGTGAAGATGACTTTTTAGATAAAGAACCAAGTAATCAAATATCAGAGAAAATAATTACGAGCAACGATGTAACTATTGAGATTGGAATTAACGGAACGTATAGAACCCTAGCATCCTACCGATTCGATGGATTATTTATCCCTGCTATTGTTGAAGTTACTTCAGGTGATGCACTTATATGCCAAGCAAATAACTACACATGGTTTGTTACTACTTATCAGTTTAACGAGCAAAGCACAAGTGTTTTCCCAAATTATATTTGGCAACGAGCTTACGGAGTTATTGACAATGCCAATGTTATTGTTGCTGGTATCGATAAAGCATCGGGAGATATAGATAAACTCAACAATCTTAAAGGAGAAGCTTTAGCGCTTAGAGCCTACTGCTACATGTTGCTATCTAACATGTTCCAGGCCGAAACCTATTCAGCAAATCCGCAGGCTCAATGCGTTCCTCTACGAGTAGAACCCTACACTGCAGTTGGAAGCGCTGATTTACCAAGGGCTACCAATGAACAAGTTTTCGACCAAATAGAAAAGGATCTTTTAGCTGCCGTTGAAATCATTAGAGACAACAACAGGCAAGGTAGATTTTCCAAAAGAGCAGTACAAGGGTTATTAGCTCGGCTGTATTTACAAATGGAACAATGGAATGATGCCGCAACATGGGCCCTAGCCTGCCATAGAAATCAAACCCTTAATCCAAGTCTAATTACTGATGGATTTTACGATTACAATGCAGAAACAATATTCGGATTTGACTATACTGAAACTGATAACGGTGGTTATGCCAGCCAGCCATCATTTTGGTATTTCTCCAGACCTGGGTATGACGGTGTAATTTACGGCTACAGTTCAATTCGCTATACTCCAGAATTTGTGAATCTGTTTTCCGATGACGATGCAAGAAAAATGTTCTTTGTAGACGATCTTGGTTTCTTTGGTTCTGATGGAACATTCTTCACCTACAAGTTTCAACACAGAAACGACCAACTAAGCGTAGCGAGAATGATAAAAATGCGTGTTTCTGAAATGTACTTAATTGAAGCTGAGGCCAAAGCCCATTTCGATGAAAATGGCGCCAGAAATGCTCTTTTTACTGTTCAGAAACGATCTATTCCTTCTGCAAATCTTTCAACAAATACGGGAAACAATCTTATAAATGAAATATTCATTGAAAGAAAGAAAGAACTATACGGCGAAGGATTTGGTGTACTCGACAATAAAAGAATGAAAATTGACGTGGATAGAAGTTCTTCGTATCACTGGGGGTACCCCGAAACCTCAATAAAATGGGATAATCCAATTCTCACCATGCCAATTCCGCAAGCAGAAATTGATGCCAATGAATTAATAACTCCTAGCGATCAAAATGAGGCATATCAATAG